A genome region from Pseudomonas sp. S06B 330 includes the following:
- a CDS encoding alkaline phosphatase family protein, protein MNHNVILVLLDGLNHQVAYHAMGHLHAYVEADRAALYRLECELPALSRPLYECILTGVAPIDSGIVHNNVTRLSTQRSIFHYAREAGLGTAAAAYHWVSELYNRSPFDPLRDRHTHAPKLPIQHGLFYYADHYPDSHLFADAEYLRRRHAPNFLLVHPMNIDDAGHRHGLDSSQYRNSARSADILLADYLQTWLQEGYQVLVTADHGMNNDRSHNGLLAEEREVPLFVFGDAFSLDPAAKPLQTDLCGTICELLGVPHDKPVCRELLK, encoded by the coding sequence ATGAATCACAACGTCATCCTGGTCTTGCTCGACGGCCTCAACCATCAAGTCGCCTACCACGCCATGGGCCACTTGCATGCCTATGTCGAAGCCGACCGCGCAGCCTTGTATCGCCTGGAGTGTGAACTGCCAGCGCTGTCGCGCCCCTTGTACGAATGCATCCTCACCGGTGTAGCACCGATCGACAGCGGTATCGTTCACAACAACGTCACCCGCCTTTCCACTCAGCGCAGCATCTTCCACTATGCCCGTGAAGCCGGTCTGGGCACGGCGGCAGCGGCCTACCACTGGGTCAGCGAACTGTACAACCGCTCGCCCTTCGACCCGTTGCGCGACCGCCACACCCATGCACCCAAACTGCCGATCCAGCACGGTCTGTTCTACTACGCCGACCACTACCCGGATTCACACCTGTTCGCCGACGCCGAGTACCTGCGCCGCCGCCACGCACCAAACTTTCTGCTGGTGCATCCGATGAACATCGATGACGCCGGTCACCGTCACGGGCTGGACAGCAGCCAGTATCGCAACAGCGCCCGCAGCGCTGACATCCTCCTGGCCGACTACCTGCAGACCTGGCTGCAAGAGGGTTACCAGGTGCTGGTCACCGCCGACCATGGCATGAACAACGACCGCTCACACAACGGCCTGCTGGCCGAAGAGCGCGAGGTGCCGCTGTTCGTGTTTGGTGACGCCTTCAGCCTCGATCCTGCCGCCAAGCCGCTGCAAACCGATTTGTGCGGGACGATCTGCGAGCTGCTTGGCGTCCCCCATGACAAGCCGGTATGTCGGGAGTTGCTCAAGTGA
- a CDS encoding ABC transporter permease, with protein MKRRRWLAALCLLPFAVFFIIFQIAPLAWVAIHSLQAESGWGLANFSKVFSSKFYRQAIQHSLEISFWSSVFGLLIAILGSYSLRKVDSRLRDFVNAFANMTSNFSGVPLAFAFIILLGFNGALTLLLKQAGIIEDFNLYSKTGLIILYTYFQIPLGVLLLYPAFDALREDWRESAELLGANTWQYWRLIGLPVLTPALLGTFVILLANALGAYATVYALTTGNFNVLPIRIAALVAGDISLDPNLASALAIILVGLMTLVTIVHQWLLKRSYHVAR; from the coding sequence ATCAAACGCAGGCGCTGGCTGGCAGCGTTGTGCCTGCTACCGTTTGCCGTGTTTTTCATCATTTTTCAAATTGCACCGCTGGCCTGGGTGGCGATCCACAGCTTACAGGCCGAAAGCGGTTGGGGGCTGGCCAACTTCAGCAAGGTGTTCAGCTCAAAATTCTATCGCCAGGCAATTCAGCACAGCCTGGAAATCAGCTTCTGGTCGAGTGTATTCGGCCTGTTGATCGCCATTCTAGGCAGCTATTCGCTACGCAAGGTCGACTCGCGCCTACGCGATTTCGTCAATGCCTTCGCCAACATGACCAGCAACTTTTCCGGCGTACCGCTGGCCTTTGCCTTCATCATCCTGCTCGGCTTCAACGGCGCCTTGACCCTGCTGCTGAAACAGGCCGGGATCATCGAAGACTTCAACCTCTATTCGAAGACCGGTCTGATCATTCTCTACACCTACTTCCAGATCCCCCTGGGGGTATTGTTGCTCTACCCCGCCTTCGACGCCCTGCGCGAAGACTGGCGCGAATCGGCCGAACTGCTCGGCGCCAACACTTGGCAATACTGGCGACTGATCGGCCTGCCGGTACTGACGCCAGCACTGCTGGGCACCTTCGTGATCTTGCTGGCCAACGCCCTGGGCGCCTACGCCACGGTGTATGCCTTGACCACTGGCAACTTCAACGTCCTGCCCATCCGTATCGCGGCGCTGGTGGCCGGCGACATTTCACTGGACCCGAACCTGGCCAGCGCCCTGGCAATAATCCTGGTGGGGTTGATGACCCTGGTCACCATCGTCCATCAATGGCTGTTGAAGAGGAGCTACCATGTCGCGCGCTGA
- a CDS encoding ABC transporter permease: MSRAEPGTSRLYHRLMVYLLFIILLLPLAGTLLYSLATSWSASLLPSGLTFKWYLALWSDPRFLAAFGQSLLVCVGALLLSVLLILPLLFVVHYHFPRLDALMNILILLPFAVPPVVSSVGLLQLYGSGPMAMVGTPWILIGCYFTVALPFMYRAITNNLQAINLRDLMDAAQLLGASTFQAAFLVVLPNLRKGLLVALLLSFSFLFGEFVFANLLVGTRYETLQVYLNNMRNSSGHFNSALVISYFFFVLVLTWAANRLNKDKS, from the coding sequence ATGTCGCGCGCTGAACCCGGCACCAGCCGCCTCTACCATCGGTTGATGGTCTATTTGTTGTTCATCATTCTGTTGTTACCGCTAGCAGGGACCCTGCTCTATTCACTGGCCACCAGTTGGTCGGCGAGCCTGCTGCCCAGCGGCCTGACCTTCAAGTGGTACCTGGCACTGTGGAGCGATCCGCGCTTTCTCGCCGCGTTCGGCCAGTCGCTGCTGGTGTGCGTCGGCGCCCTGCTGCTGTCGGTGCTGCTGATCCTGCCGTTGCTGTTCGTAGTCCATTACCACTTTCCGCGGCTCGACGCGCTGATGAACATCCTGATCCTGTTGCCCTTTGCCGTGCCACCGGTGGTGTCGTCGGTGGGGCTGCTGCAACTGTATGGCTCGGGCCCGATGGCCATGGTCGGCACACCGTGGATCCTGATCGGCTGCTACTTCACCGTGGCCCTGCCGTTCATGTACCGGGCGATTACCAACAACCTGCAGGCCATCAACCTGCGCGACCTGATGGACGCGGCCCAACTGCTCGGCGCCAGCACCTTTCAGGCCGCGTTTCTGGTGGTTTTGCCGAACCTGCGCAAAGGCCTGCTGGTCGCCTTGCTGCTGTCGTTCTCGTTCCTGTTCGGCGAGTTCGTGTTCGCCAACCTGCTGGTCGGTACCCGCTACGAAACCCTGCAGGTGTACCTGAACAACATGCGCAACAGCAGTGGCCACTTCAACAGTGCCCTGGTGATTTCCTATTTTTTCTTCGTGCTGGTGCTGACGTGGGCAGCTAACCGCCTGAACAAGGACAAGTCCTGA
- a CDS encoding ABC transporter substrate-binding protein, translating into MKHLFLASLLGSTIALCTSAMAADTDLKALEDAARKEGAVNSVGMPDAWANWKGTWEDLAKKYGLKHMDTDMSSAQEVAKFDAEKDNASADIGDVGAAFGPIAVAKGVTQPYKPSTWEQIPAWAKDKDGHWALAYTGSIAFIINKQLVKEADMPKTWHDLEKGKYKVAIGDVGTAAQAANGVLAAAIAYKGDEKNIEPGLQLFTKLAQQKRLSLANPTIQTLEKGEIEVGVVWDFNGLSYRQQIDPNRFEVLIPSDGSVISGYTTIINKYAKNPNAAKLTREYIFSDAGQTNLAIGHARPIRAEHLTLPADVQAKLLPNEQYKAVQPIKDAAAWEATSKKLPQMWQEQVIIEME; encoded by the coding sequence ATGAAACACCTTTTTCTGGCATCACTGCTAGGCTCGACCATCGCCCTGTGCACATCGGCCATGGCCGCCGACACCGACCTCAAGGCCCTCGAGGACGCCGCCCGCAAGGAAGGCGCCGTCAACAGCGTGGGCATGCCCGATGCCTGGGCCAACTGGAAAGGCACCTGGGAGGACCTGGCGAAAAAATACGGCCTCAAACACATGGACACCGACATGAGCTCGGCCCAGGAAGTGGCCAAGTTCGATGCCGAGAAAGACAACGCCAGCGCCGACATCGGTGACGTCGGCGCCGCCTTCGGCCCCATCGCCGTGGCCAAAGGTGTGACCCAGCCATACAAGCCGAGCACCTGGGAGCAGATCCCGGCCTGGGCCAAAGACAAGGATGGCCACTGGGCGCTGGCCTACACCGGCTCCATTGCTTTCATCATCAACAAGCAGTTGGTCAAGGAAGCGGACATGCCGAAAACCTGGCATGACCTGGAAAAAGGCAAATACAAGGTGGCCATTGGCGACGTTGGTACCGCCGCCCAGGCCGCCAACGGCGTACTGGCTGCCGCCATTGCCTACAAGGGTGATGAGAAAAACATTGAGCCGGGCCTGCAACTGTTCACCAAACTGGCCCAGCAGAAGCGCCTGTCGCTGGCCAACCCGACCATCCAGACCCTGGAAAAGGGTGAGATCGAAGTCGGTGTGGTCTGGGACTTCAACGGCCTGAGCTACCGCCAGCAGATCGACCCAAATCGTTTTGAAGTATTGATCCCGTCGGACGGCTCGGTGATTTCCGGCTACACCACCATCATCAACAAGTACGCCAAAAACCCCAACGCGGCCAAACTGACCCGTGAGTACATCTTCAGCGATGCCGGGCAGACCAACCTGGCGATCGGTCACGCCCGGCCGATCCGTGCCGAACACCTGACGCTGCCGGCTGATGTGCAGGCCAAGCTGCTGCCGAACGAGCAATACAAGGCGGTGCAGCCGATCAAGGATGCCGCGGCCTGGGAAGCGACCTCCAAGAAACTACCGCAGATGTGGCAAGAGCAAGTGATTATCGAGATGGAGTGA
- the phnR gene encoding phosphonate utilization transcriptional regulator PhnR, with translation MQPLPPRAVTAICHALQEQIEHGLLLPGGKLPAERKLSEVFDTTRITLREALVQLEARGLIYREERRGWFVAPERLTYDLIERSHFHAMVRAQGREASTQLLSARLQPAAASVCARLQLPALSSVIQVCRLRRIDGRAVLYAEHYLNPEYFPGILEHDLSQSLTELYQRHYAIHYGRVRFEILPTALPVAAALALKVSAGSPGLHITRVNSDQQGRLIDCDLEYWRHDAIRIKAEAG, from the coding sequence ATGCAACCACTGCCACCGCGAGCAGTAACAGCTATCTGCCATGCCCTGCAGGAGCAAATCGAACACGGCTTACTCTTGCCCGGCGGCAAGTTGCCGGCTGAGCGCAAGTTGAGCGAGGTGTTCGACACCACGCGCATCACCTTGCGCGAAGCGTTGGTGCAACTGGAGGCGCGCGGGCTGATTTACCGTGAGGAGCGGCGTGGCTGGTTCGTGGCGCCCGAGCGCCTGACCTACGACCTGATCGAACGCAGCCATTTTCACGCCATGGTCCGTGCCCAGGGCCGTGAAGCCTCTACGCAGCTGTTGTCGGCGCGGCTTCAGCCGGCAGCGGCCAGTGTGTGCGCGCGCTTGCAGTTACCGGCGTTATCCAGCGTGATCCAGGTGTGTCGTTTGCGCAGAATCGATGGGCGGGCGGTGTTGTATGCCGAGCACTACCTGAATCCCGAGTATTTCCCCGGCATACTTGAGCACGACTTGAGCCAGTCGCTGACCGAGCTCTATCAGCGGCACTACGCGATTCACTATGGGCGGGTGCGGTTCGAGATCCTGCCCACGGCATTACCGGTGGCCGCCGCCCTGGCGCTGAAGGTGTCCGCAGGCAGCCCGGGCTTGCACATCACCCGGGTCAACAGCGACCAGCAGGGCCGGCTGATCGACTGTGACCTTGAGTATTGGCGTCACGATGCAATCCGCATCAAGGCCGAGGCCGGTTAG